In Nilaparvata lugens isolate BPH chromosome 13, ASM1435652v1, whole genome shotgun sequence, the sequence gagaagaagaagaggaaggagaagaggaagaagaagaagaggagaagaagaaggacggaaaggagaagaagaaggagaagagtgtTCCACCCTTCCACTAACCTTTGTACCGCCCATTCGCCACATAAGTGGGGGACTGCGCTCCTTCGCTGCAGTCAAGGCGCCAGCACCATTCTTATTCCGATTCGAGATTAGTTGAAATGAAGTTGTCAACATTACAAAGCAATTGACAAGTCAGTAaatgatgaattgaatgaatggagaaagtaaataaatgtttattggGTTAGTTTATTCTTTGTGTCTGGTTAAGTGAAAGTGATACTTGCAACGAATTCTAATGGTACTTATTCATAATCCCTCAGCTGGGCTGAGGTGGTTtagtcccattagaactcatGGAAAGAATATTGTTACTGAACCGGATATTGACTCTGATGCTGGCATGTGGCAACACTGCTTTCAAACCATTACTTGCAATTATTGTaggtaattttttttaatagaaatgTTCAGTGCCTCAATAGTCAAAAATGCTCCCAAATTTCATAAACCTGGATTGGAATTAGTAATAATACTGTAGTCACACCATACTATTAGGTATACCATAACTATAGCATATTGACGaagtaaaattcaaatattcatttttccagaTAATAATACTCTGTGGTAGAACTGGTAATGTATGTAGTTTGGTGTTCATAATTATTCAGTAATTTTGTTTATAGACTACagtaattttcaatgaaaattcgGAAAAGATATAGAGAAGGCTGTTCGTTTatcattgataaaaaaaaaacattattgtaGTTGGTTTATAAGTATACTATTAGGGCCAAGTCACACAGAGTGTTTGTTTTCTCAGGTGTTTTCAGATGAGTTGAtggggcaggaagctctccgattgtcTGATTGGGGTTGTTCTTGccttgccgactcgtctgaaaacgcctgtaaaatgcttcatgtggcttggcccctaaagtattttttcattaatgATTTCAAGTATATAACTTGACCAGCTTTGTATCCAGGTTCAAATTCTTCAAAACCCATTAATTTCATCTCTAAATCGTTTTTGTTTTTCAGGATGTACTGAAGAAGCTTCTTCTCGATCTCTCCTCACACGCCGAGCTCAATCTGCAGTTCCTCAGCTCTCGCTTGGACTTCAACGAGTTCTACAAGCGATCCGACGCGCGTCTGAGCGAGTCGATGAAATTCCGCCGATGCAGCGATTACGTCACGTTCGCGCGCACACCGCTGGCAGTAGAATGACCACTGCCATCTGTCGGCCAGTCGGCGAACTATCTCGAGCCGGATTCTAGCGGGAAGTTTGAATTTGGCGCATCACAATCCCCTCCTCCAATGACCGGCTTGCAAGCGGATTCTTCCAACGGtgacaatagtaataataatagatatgaaATCAACACACTAATGCCTGATTTAATTTATTCTAGTTATAAGGTAGACTGTGCCTATCAGGGTAAGAGTTTAGATTTTGAAAATAGTAGGAAATTTGTGAACCCAGTACTAGATAACGTTAACTCCAATCAGAACTTCAATAATTCTGAAAATGCTAGGGATAAGTCTCAAAATTTACTATCACAACCTAAAAATACACATAGTATAGATGAAAATCGAATGCTAAATTCTACAGATAATTGTGAAGAGGTTAGAAATAATGTATTGTGTGACCTTGAAAATGATAATTCTGAAAACCATTTGTTTAATCCAACTATTAACaaagataaaaattcaaaacttaaACGTTCAGATACTTACATCAAGGACAGACCATCCATGTTAATAAATCCAAACAACAATGATAGAAGTAGACATAAAACCGTGTTTAACCCTGTGAATGGTAAAAGTAGGGAACTAGTTAATTCAAATACTTACGATGCAGACCCAATGATATCTAGTTTTGAGTATGGGGGTAAAGATATGAACCAGGGAGATATTATGCTGGGAAGTATTTATGAGTTTAACTTGGAAGCTAACCAGTCTGAGACAGATTGTATGTTTGATAGAAATGATTTCGTTGAATCTGATTTCATCATTGATGATTCTGATGATGATGTGAATTTTTGTGATGATGTGTCATCAGGGTTTGTTAAGGGAGAGGATAGGAACCTTAATGCAGGAGGATGTAGTAACAATGATGTGTCGGAGTGTGTGGAGAACTCTTTGTACAGTTATGGTGGGTCAGTTAAGATTGATAGTGAGAACAATAATATGCACGATGGTTATGACAATCTACAGAACTTGGGAGGGAAACGCAGTGAAGATGGACCCTATGCCAATATCACATCAAATATTTCGCAGAACATCCCATTGAGTAAAGTGAAATCGTTGATCAATGAATTAGACACAGAGAGCGATCTGCTGTTGAGTGAGGAGATCTATGAGACAATCTACTACTACAATAAGAATAAAAGTAGCAGTAATGAATGtttgaaagaggaggaggaggaggatgaggaggaagatgaaATTTTGATAGTAGAACAGGAAGTGGAAGAGGGGGAAGATGAGTATAGAATAGGTGGTGGGGAGGAAAGGAGTTCAACTTATGTGGAACTGATGAACAGTACACAGGAAGAAACCGATAACATGTCTGTGGCGGAGAGTCTAGTGTGTGATGATGAAGTGGTCTTGGAGCAAGAGTGTGGAGGCCGAGTGAAGCAGAGGGAAATGTTAGAGCAAGAGTGTGGAGGCCGAGTGAAGCAGAGGGAAATGTTAGCTCTGCCAATAGGACATGATGTCATTGTACAGTCTGATCAGAGTAGAATGGCTGGCAAAGTTGATGTAGAAAGACTGGATCTTGCTAGAAAACTTCATGGCGAGGGACTAGATCACAGTCAACTAGTTTATCTTGCAAGAAAACTTGAGGGTGAGGGACTAGAAGGTAATAAACATGATATTGAGAGACTAGATGGTAGTAAACTTGAA encodes:
- the LOC120354066 gene encoding uncharacterized protein LOC120354066 isoform X1; this translates as MTGLQADSSNGDNSNNNRYEINTLMPDLIYSSYKVDCAYQGKSLDFENSRKFVNPVLDNVNSNQNFNNSENARDKSQNLLSQPKNTHSIDENRMLNSTDNCEEVRNNVLCDLENDNSENHLFNPTINKDKNSKLKRSDTYIKDRPSMLINPNNNDRSRHKTVFNPVNGKSRELVNSNTYDADPMISSFEYGGKDMNQGDIMLGSIYEFNLEANQSETDCMFDRNDFVESDFIIDDSDDDVNFCDDVSSGFVKGEDRNLNAGGCSNNDVSECVENSLYSYGGSVKIDSENNNMHDGYDNLQNLGGKRSEDGPYANITSNISQNIPLSKVKSLINELDTESDLLLSEEIYETIYYYNKNKSSSNECLKEEEEEDEEEDEILIVEQEVEEGEDEYRIGGGEERSSTYVELMNSTQEETDNMSVAESLVCDDEVVLEQECGGRVKQREMLEQECGGRVKQREMLALPIGHDVIVQSDQSRMAGKVDVERLDLARKLHGEGLDHSQLVYLARKLEGEGLEGNKHDIERLDGSKLEVLARNLDVDGLDYRELVYLARKLDIERLDLDVEGLDSSKLDDITRKLDVEGLDHRKLVYLAGKLDLEELDGSKLHDLARKLEVKRLDGIRLVDLVDVEGLDGSRLVETLDEGRLLDLARQINVVGDDLPHVSHDVALPVPSLFVIDRTETVEEVPCVRNVVTVEKICFREQKRRSSLETDEDLLGKSYSDSILNRNDAQNSKGFRFMWWKKDGGKDKLTRSSKSVNEARPMKTVHNNSVASSKDSVYGSTDLAVFENDLEPSKNGRQRRYDKQKKNHGLSPCCVG
- the LOC120354066 gene encoding putative uncharacterized protein DDB_G0282133 isoform X2; the protein is MTGLQADSSNGDNSNNNRYEINTLMPDLIYSSYKVDCAYQGKSLDFENSRKFVNPVLDNVNSNQNFNNSENARDKSQNLLSQPKNTHSIDENRMLNSTDNCEEVRNNVLCDLENDNSENHLFNPTINKDKNSKLKRSDTYIKDRPSMLINPNNNDRSRHKTVFNPVNGKSRELVNSNTYDADPMISSFEYGGKDMNQGDIMLGSIYEFNLEANQSETDCMFDRNDFVESDFIIDDSDDDVNFCDDVSSGFVKGEDRNLNAGGCSNNDVSECVENSLYSYGGSVKIDSENNNMHDGYDNLQNLGGKRSEDGPYANITSNISQNIPLSKVKSLINELDTESDLLLSEEIYETIYYYNKNKSSSNECLKEEEEEDEEEDEILIVEQEVEEGEDEYRIGGGEERSSTYVELMNSTQEETDNMSVAESLVCDDEVVLEQECGGRVKQREMLALPIGHDVIVQSDQSRMAGKVDVERLDLARKLHGEGLDHSQLVYLARKLEGEGLEGNKHDIERLDGSKLEVLARNLDVDGLDYRELVYLARKLDIERLDLDVEGLDSSKLDDITRKLDVEGLDHRKLVYLAGKLDLEELDGSKLHDLARKLEVKRLDGIRLVDLVDVEGLDGSRLVETLDEGRLLDLARQINVVGDDLPHVSHDVALPVPSLFVIDRTETVEEVPCVRNVVTVEKICFREQKRRSSLETDEDLLGKSYSDSILNRNDAQNSKGFRFMWWKKDGGKDKLTRSSKSVNEARPMKTVHNNSVASSKDSVYGSTDLAVFENDLEPSKNGRQRRYDKQKKNHGLSPCCVG